CGGTACGGGTCCGATTCGAGCACGACCTGGTCGGGGTGGCTCGTTTTCGCGCCGCTTTCGGACCAGGTCATCGGCGAGCCCTTCGTCCAGTCGGTTTCGAAAGCGACGCCCCAGTACTGCCGGGTGAACGCCGGTTCGGTAAGCGCTTGCCAGAGCTTTTCCGGGGTCGTGCTGATGTAGGTGGTGTACGCGAATTCATTCACGGGTTCGGACTCCAAGGCTCGTTTCAGGTCGGCCAGCGCGCCGGCCCGCCGCCGGTCGTAGCGGGTCATCCAGCGCTCGGCGATCGCGTTGATCGGCGCGGCGTCGAGGTGGTGCAGCTTTTCGCGGCCGCGCCAGGTCGTCGTGACCAGTCCGGCCGCTTCGAGCACGGCCAAGTGCTTGCTGACCGACTGACGGGCCATGTCCAGGCCGCCGCACAGTTCGCGCAGGGTCTGGCCGTTGCGCTCGTTGAGCACGTCCAGCAGCTGACGGCGGCTGGGGTCGGCCAGCGCCTTGAACACCTCGTCCATCGCACCTTCCAGCTGACATGCAGCCGTTTGGCTGCCTGTTCACGATAGGCAGCCAGACGGCTGCATGTCAATCGGGGATCAGCGGAAGCGGACCGCCGTCATGCCCGCGAGCACGAAGAACACGAGGATGACCAGCGTCCCGGTCTGCCCGCCGGACGACCGCGTCACGACCTGGTCGACCGCGCCGGTCAGCCGCACCCCGCACTCGGCGATGACGGTGTGCCGCCCCGCCTCGATCCGCGTGAATTCGACCGGCGCGGTGAAGGCGCCGGAGGCGTCGGCGTAGGCGGAGCCGACCTCCATCCCGTCGGAGGTCAGGGTGACCATCCGGCTCGGCTCGCAGCCCTTCCCGGACGCCGACAGCTCGTCGCCGGGCTGGACGCTCGGCCGGTCGAGCACCAGCTCACCCGGCTTCGGCTCGGTGCTGCTGGTGGTGGCCGGGGTACCGGGCGTGGTCGGCGTGGTGGACGACGGCGGGGTGGTCGTGGTCGTCGGCGGGGTGGTGGTCGTGGTCGGCGGGGTCGTGGTGGTGCCGGGCCGGGTCGGGGTCGTGGTCGCCGGCGGTGGGGTGACCGGGGTGGTGGTCACCGGCGGCGGGGTGGTCGTGGTGACTCCGGTGACCACGAAGGTGCCGCTGGCGGTCTCCTTCTGGCTCGTGCAGGTCGCGGTCACCGTGTAGGAGCCCGGCTTCGCGCCCGCGGGCACGGCGGTGGGGAACGACCCGCTGGTCGCCGGGGCCACCTTGGAGCCGAGGCTCGTGCCCGCCCAGAAGAAATTGATGATGCGGCACGTCGGGAAACCATTCCAGGAAATGGTGAAAGAACTGCCCGCCGGACCGCTCGACGGTTTCAAACCAACCGAGGGCGGAACTTGTGCGTTGGCGTTACCCGCGACCGCGAGCAGAAGTATCGCTCCGGCCACGGTGCCGAAAAACAGCCGAACCACGAATCGCATTGGGACGTCCCTCCCCGGTGTGTGCTCGCTGTAGCATTCCGGACCAGTCGGATAACGCAAGTAGGGGATGCCCAATGGGACGTGTCATCGCGGCGGGGGTTGCGTTGGGTTTGTGCGGGGTGCTGCTCGGCGCGCCACCCGCGTCGGCCGAAGCCGGCTCACTCGATGTGCAGGTGTCGATCGACCGGCGGCCGATCGCCGACGCCACGGTCCCGGTCGACCCGGCCAAGCAGGTCGAACTGCAGGTCGTGGCCACCAACTCCGGCAGCGCCCCGATCAAGGTCCGCAGCGTGCGGCTCTCCGGCGTCGCGCTCGCCCTCACGTTCTTCGCCTACGACACGACCGCGCCGTTCGAAGTGCCGGCGCGGGGCTCGGTCACCCGGACGTTCGTGCTGGACCTCGGCGACCTCGCCGGGCAGGCGACCGGGCTGCTGCCGTCGTCGGTCGAACTGCTCGACGCCCAGCGTGCGACGCTCGGCGAGGCGACGACGGTCGCCGACGTCCGCGGCTCCTTCTGGTCGGTCTACGGCGTCTTCGGCCTGGCGATGCTCGTGCTCACCGTCCTGGCCTGGCTGGGTGCGCTGCTCGCGCTCGCGCGGCACCGGCTGGCCGCCAACCGGTGGCGCCGCGGCCTGCGGTTCCTGCCCGCCGGGTTCGGCACCGGCCTGGTCGCGGTGATCACGCTGTCGGTGCTGCGGCTGGTCCCGCCGGAGCCGGCGATCGAGATCCCGGTGGTGCTCGGCGCCGCGGCGATCGCGTTCCTGCTCGGCTACCTGACGCCGCACCCGGCGCCGCCGCGAGCGGTGACCGACAGTGACACCACGGTCCGGATGGCTGTCCCGCCGACCCAGGAATTCACCCGATGAGCGCACCGGCCGAGCTGGTCGCCGCGCTGCCGCAGTACGACATCGGGGCTGAGATCGGCGAAGGCGGCATGGGCGTCGTGTTCGCCGGGACGCACCGGACGCTCGGGCGCAGCGTCGCGATCAAGCAGCTGCCCTGGGACGTGCTCAACCACCAGGCCAGCAGCGAGCTGTTCGACCGCGAGGCCCGCGTGCTGGCCAGCCTCGACCACCCGCACATCGTGCCGGTGTACGACTACGTCCGCACCGGCCGCGAGCACCTGCTGGTGATGGAACGGCTCGACGGTGGCACCGTGCACAGCCGGTTCCACGGCGGCGGCGTCAGCGGCGAGCAGGCGTGCGCGATCGGCCTGGCGATGCTCGCCGGGCTGCACGCCGCGCACCGGGCCGGCGTGCTGCACCTCGACGTCAAGCCGCGGAACCTGCTGTTCAACCTGCAGGGTGTGGTGAAGGTGGCGGACTTCGGCATCGCGCGAGTGATCAGCGAGGGCGCCACGCTCGTCACGCACGGGGGCGAAATCCTCGGCACCCCGGCGTACATCGCGCCCGAGCAGGCGATGGGCAACGCGCTGAGCCCGGCGGCCGACGTCTACGCGGCCGGCACGGTGCTCTACGAGCTGCTGTCCCGGCAGCTGCCGTTCGACAACACACGCGGCGCGATCAGCATGATGCGCCAGCACATGTTCACCGACCCGCGGCCGATCGCGGGCGTCCCGATGCCGATCGCCGGCGTGATCATGCGCAGCCTCGCGCGTGAGCTCGATGCGCGTTACCGCGAGGCCGAGTCGTTCGCGGCCGACCTGGCCGGGGCCGCCACCGCCGTCTACGGGCCCGGCTGGCTCGAGCGGTCCGGGGTGCCGGTGCTGCACCTGACCCCGCGGGTGATCGCCGGGCTCAACTCGCCCACCGCGCCGGGGCCGCCGGGGGAAGCCCGGACCCGGCCGGTCCAGCGGCCGCCGGGACCGAACGCGACGCTGGTCGCGCCGAGCGGGCCGGACACCGGTCCCGGGCCGGGCGACGGCCGGACGGGTGACGGAGGTCCGGAGTCCGGCCGGACGGGCGAAGGGTCCGGCTCGAACGCCGCTGTCCTGTGGCTGCGGCTGGCCGCGGCGGCCGCCGCGATCGTGCTGGTCGTCCTCGCGCTGCTCAACCCGGAACAGCTGCCGCACCAGGCGTCACCGACGTTGAACCTCGGTGCGCAGCCCGTCACGGTGCCGGTCGAGGTGGACCTCAGCAAGCCGCTGACGCTGACCGGCACCGGCAACCCGGGTCGCGTCGCGCTCACGCTGTCCGCGGCCGGGATTCCGTTGGGCTCGGCCGAAACCGAGGCGAAAGCGGCGGGCAACGGCTTCACCGCGCAGCTCACGCTGCCGGCCATCGCGCGCTGGGTCGTCGGCGGCGCGGTCACGGCGACGGTGCAGACCGGGCCGGTCACGCAGACGTTCACGCTGCTCACCAGCCAGCACCCGCTGGCCAGCGCGATGGGCGCGGGCAGTCTCATCCTGGCGCTGTTCGCGCTCGCCTACCTCGAATCCGGGCTGCGGACCATCCGCAACGGCCACCGCTGGCGCGGCGCGTCGGTCGGCGGGCCGGTGCTGGGCCTGCTGTTCGGTGCCGTGGCGTGGCTGTGCGTTTCCGTGCTGCGCGTGCACGAACCGGCTCCGGGGTTCGGCGCCGGGTGTGCGGTGGCGGGCGCGGTCGCGGCCGGGCTCGTGGTCGCGGCGGCGCGGCGCCGGGCGTCCACAGTGGTCAGTCGACCATCCGGACGGTGACGGTCGGGCTGTAGCTCTTGCGGCGGCTCCACCCGGCTTCGGCGCAGAGGCTCAGCTGGATGGCGCGGTCGGCGGGCGCCCAGTAGCCGGTGCGGACGAAGTAGCCCTCCATCGTGTTCAGCGCGGCGAGGCGCTTGCGGGCCGAACACATCTCCCAGCCCCACTGCCGCCCGGTTTTCTCGACGCCGTTGCGGCGCACGGACAGGCACGGGTTGCCGACCGCGCGGATGTCGGCGTCGCCCTCGGTGACGTAGACGACGCCGTCGATCTTGTAGAACCGGTTGTTGTCGAGCAGGGCGACCTGCCCGGAGAGCGTGACTCCGACGCGGCCACCGTCGTCGCCCGTGAGCGTCCAATCGAGACAGAATTCCTGGACCGGGAGTTCCAGCGACTGGGTCATGGCGAGTTCCCCTGTTCTAGCGGTGCGTCCTTCCAGAAGATAGGCAAAATCCGGACGCCGGGAAGGGATGCGGACGATCTTCACCCGAAGCGGTTCCGGAGCGATGAATGCCTTGCCGCGCATGGGTTTTCAGGCGAGTGGGTGACGTCGGGCACGGGAGGTGACATCGGGGCGTCTTCGCGGGTGGCGTGCGCCGTACGGTCGGGTCTGCTCTCGAAGTGATCACGCTCCGTGAGTTAAAGGTAAAGGAACCATTACCTTCGACGGGGCGTTGAGGGGGCATGAGCGAGCCCACGGTCATCGAGCTCGGGCCCCGCGACCTGCTCGTGGTGGCGGGCCTGCCCGGCGCGGGCAAGACGACGATGCTCCACCACGCCGCGCCCGGTCTGGTAGTGCTGGATTCCGACCAGGTCCGCGCCCGGCTGGCGGCGGCGGTCCCGTCGGTGCCGTACCGGTGTTACCGGCCGGTGGTCCACGCGTGGCACCGCGCCCGGGTGGTCCGGCGGGCGATGGCGGCGGGGCCGATCGTGGTCCACGAGCCGTCGACGCGGGCTTCGACGCGCGCGCTCCTGGCTCTGGTCGGCGCGGTGAGCGGCCGGCCGGTGCGGCTGTTGTTCCTGGACGCGACGGCTTCGGAGGCGCTGGCGGGGCAGCGGAGCCGGGGGCGGATCGTGCGGCCGCGGTCGTTCGCCCGGCACGTCCGGCGGGCGGGGAAGTGGCGCGAGGCGCTGCTGGCGGAGCGGGTGCCGGCCGGGTGGAGCAGCGTGCAGGTGATCGACCGGGCGCGGGCACGGCGGACGCGAGTGGTGGCGAAGCTGCTGGTGGGCTGCTGACGCGACCTGTCCCGCGGCGCGCGTGCTTGGAGGGCCGGGTCGCGTGCCTGCTCATCCCGCCCTCGCCTGCGGTCGCGTGGCCGGGCGACGAGACCCGTCGTCACCCTCGGTTGGTCTGGACATTTTACATATTGGTCTAGACAATATCGGTAACTCCCCGACTGGAGGACCCGATGAGGCGTTCCAGACTGTCCGCAACCCTCGCCGCCTGCGTACTGGCGCTCTCCGGTCTCGCGGCCGGTCCCGCCGAGGCGGCCAACCTCCTCGCCAACCCCGGTTTCGAGGCCGGCTCGCTCTCCGGCTGGACCTGTGCGAACGCGACCACCGTGAGCACCCCCGTGCACGGTGGCGGGTACGCCCTCGCCGGCACGCCCGTCGGCGCCGACTTCGCCCAGTGCGCGCAGACCGTGTCCGTTCAGCCGAACACCACGTACACCGTCTCGGCCTGGGTGCGCGGGAACCCCGTCTACCTCGGCATCACCGGCGGCGCCTCGACCTGGTCGGGCAACTCGGGCGCCTACAACCAGCTGTCCCTCACCTTCACCACCGGCAACCAGACCTCCGCCCAGCTCTACCTCCACGGCTGGTACGGCGCCGGCACCTACTACGCCGACGACGTCGTCCTCGACGGCCCCGGCGGCAGCACCCCCGGCACGCCCGGTGCCCCCGGCAACCCGGCCACCGGCAGCGTCACGACGAACTCGATCGCCCTGAGCTGGGGTGCCGCCGCCGGCACTGTCACCGGGTACCGCGTCTACGAAGGCACCACGGCCGTCGCGACCGTCACCGGGACCAGCGCCACCATCAGCGGCCTGGCCGCTTGCTCGACCCACAGCTACGCGGTCGCCGCGTACAACTCCGCGGGTGAATCGCCGAAGAGCGGGACGACCAACGCGACCACCACCGGCTGCGTCGACACCGGCCTGCCGAAGCACTCCCTCATCGGCTACCTGCACTCCAGCTTCGCGAACGGCTCCGGGTACGTCCGGATGGCCGACGTCCCCGCCGCCTGGGACATCATCGACCTCGCGTTCGGCGAACCGACGTCCGTCACCTCCGGCGACATCCGCTTCAACCGCTGTTCCGCCGCCGAGTGCCCGAACGTCGAAAGCGACGCCGACTTCACCGCCGCCATCAAGGCCAAGCAGGCGCAGGGCAAGAAGGTCCTGATCTCCATCGGCGGCCAGAACGGCCAGGTCCAGCTGACGACGACCGCCGCGCGCGACAAGTTCGTCAGCTCCGTCTCGGCGATCATCGACAAGTGGGGCCTCAACGGGCTCGACGTCGACTTCGAGGGCCACTCGCTCTCGCTCAACGCCGGCGACAGCGACTTCCGCAACCCGACCACGCCGGTGATCGTCAACCTGATCTCCGCGCTGAAGTCGCTCAAGGCCAAGTACGGCTCGGGTTTCGTGCTCACCATGGCGCCGGAGACGTTCTTCGTGCAGGTCGGCTACCAGTTCTACGGCGGCACGAGCGCCGGCGACGCGCGGACCGGCGCCTACCTGCCGGTGATCCACGCGCTGCGGGACTCGCTGACCGTGCTGCACGTCCAGGACTACAACTCCGGCCCGGTCATGGGGCTCGACAACCAGTACCACAACATGGGCGGCGCGGAGTTCCACATCGCGATGACCGACATGCTCAAGGCCGGCTTCACCGTCGCGAACACCGGGCAGTTCTTCCCGGGGCTGCGGCCGGACCAGATCGCGGTCGGGCTGCCCGCGGCGGTCAGCGCCGGCAACGGCTACACGTCGCCCGCGGACGTCCAGACGGCGGTGAACTGCCTGGTCAAGGGCAGTGGCTGCGGTTCGTACACGCTGCGCGGCGGGACGTCGCCGGCGCTGCGAGGGCTGATGACGTGGTCGATCAACTGGGACAAGTACTACAACTGGGAGTTCCAGAACAGCCACGAGCCGTTCCTGAACGCGCTGCCGTGACGCCGGGCGGTGTGCCCCGCCGCGGTGGGGCACACTGCCTGACGTGGTGAAACGCGACTCCGTGCTGACGCGCGTCGTCCGGATCTTCGAGACGTTCGAACCGGACGCGCCCGCGTTGCGCGTCACCGACATCGCACGGCGGGCGGGTCTGCACGTCGCGACGGCGTCGCGGCTGATCGAAGAGCTGGTCGGGCACGGCTGGCTGCGGCGGGACTCCGATCGGAGGATCCGGGTGGGCGTCCGCTTGTGGGAGCTGGCTTCGCGCGCGTCCCCGACGCTGGGGCTGCGCGAGGCGGCGCTGCCGTTCATGGAGGACCTGCACGCCGTCGTCGGGCACCACACGCAGCTCGCGGTGCTGGAGGACCGCGAGGTGCTGTTCGTCGAGCGGCTTTCGGCGCCCGGCGCGGTCGTGAACGTGACGCGGGTGGCCGGGCGGCTGCCGCTGCACGCGTCGTCGTCCGGACTGGTGCTGCTTGCCCACGCGCCCGCCGAGCTGCAGGAACAGGTGCTGACGGGTCCGCTGGAAGCTTTCCGGCGCACGACGCTGACTGAGCCGGGGCGGCTGCGGCGGTTCCTCGCCGACGTGCGACGAGACGGTTACGCGTTCTGCGCGGGTTTCATCGACGAGGAGACGACGGGGATCGCCGTGCCGCTGCGGGGGCCGGGCGGGGACGTCGTCGCGGCGCTGTCGGTGATCGTGCCCAACGACGACTCCGCGCGGATGCAGATCCCGGCGTTGCGCGCGGCGGCGCGGGGAATCTCGCGGACACTCTCTCACTGAACGAGAATATCGTGGTGGCCGCCGAGGTGGGTGGCTCATGCTCGGGCTCTCGTCGCGTGAAAGGAACTGCCGTGCGCACCCAGGTCGTCATCGTCGGCGCCGGCCCGGCCGGGCTGCTGCTGTCCCACCTGCTCGGCCTCGAAGGCATCGACTCGGTGCTCGTCGAGCGGCAGACCGCCGAGCACGTCCAGGCGCGCATCCGCGCGGGCATGCTCGAGGCGGGCACGGTCGAGCTGCTGCGCTCGGTGGGGCTCGGCGCCCGGCTCGACGTCGAAGGCATGGAGCACCGCGGCATCCACCTGCAGTGGCCGGGCGAGCGGCACCACCTGGACTTCGTCGACCTCGTCGGCCGGTCGGTGACGATCTACGGGCAGACCGAGATCACCAAGGACCTCATGGTGGCGCGGGAAAAGGCCGGCCACCCGGCGTACTACTCGGCGTCGGACGTCGCGCTGCACGACGTGACGGGCTCGCCGTCGGTGACCTTTGTGGACGCCGACGGCGCGGCCCAGCGGGTCGACGCGGACGTCGTCGTCGGCTGCGACGGGTTCCACGGGCCGAGCCGGTTGTCGATCCCGTCGTCGCAGGTCTGGGAGCGGGCGTACCCGTTCGCGTGGCTGGGTGTGCTGGCCGACGTCGCGCCGTCGGCCGACGAGCTGATCTACGCCTGGCACCCGGACGGCTTCGCGATGCACAGCATGCGCTCGCCGCGCGTGAGCCGGTTCTACCTGCAGGTCGCGCCGGACGAGGACATCGCCGAGTGGAGCGACGACCGGATCTGGACGGCGCTGGCCACGCGGCTCGCCTTTTCCGGCTGGACGCTGGAGACCGGCACGATCACGGAGAAGAGCGTGCTCCCGATGCGGAGCTTCGTGACGACGCCGATGCGGCACGGAAACCTTTACCTGGCCGGGGATGCGGCGCACATCGTGCCGCCGACGGGCGCGAAGGGGCTGAACCTGGCGGTGGCGGACGTCGCGCTGCTGGCCCGCGCGCTGACGGCGTCGTTCCGGGGCGACGACACGCTTGCCGACGCGTACTCGGAGACGGCGTTGCAGCGGGTTTGGCGATGCACGCACTTCTCGTGGTGGATGACGTCGATGCTGCACCGCCACGGCGACGACTTCGACGCCCAGCTCCAGCTCGCCCAGCTCCGCCGCACCGTGAGTTCGGTGTCGGCGGCGACCGAACTGGCCGACAACTACTCCGGCATCCCCCTGTAACCCGTGACGGAAGGGTCGACTCGCGTGATCAGCGGGGCATCACGCGTGTCTGGAGGGGCATCACGCGTGATTGGAGGGGCATCGCGCTGATGCCTGCTCAATCACGCGTGATGCCCGCCCAGTCACGCGTGATGCCCCTTAGCGCACAATCTGGCTCTTGACGTCCGGGCTTCCTCCAGCGCACCATACCCGCGTAGTAATTCGAATTATCAGCGCCGGGAAGGCTTCATGAGGGAACTGGACACGGAGATTCTGGTGGTCGGCGGGGGACTCGGCGGGGTCGCCGCCGCGCTGGCCGCGGCGAGCCACGGCCGCCGGGTCGTGCTCACCGAGGAGACCGGCTGGCTCGGCGGGCAGCTCACCGCGCAAGCCGTGCCGCCGGACGAGAACCCCTGGATCGAGCGGTTCGGCTCCACCCGCACCTACCGCGACCTGCGCGCGGGCATCCGCGATCACTACCGCCGCCACTACCCGCTCCGCGCCGAAGCCGCGAAGCGCCCGGAGCTGAACCCCGGCGCTGGGCGCGTCAGCAAGCTCTGCGGCGAACCCCGGGTGGCGCTGGCCGTCATCGAGGCCATGCTCGCGCCGCACGTCAGCGCCGGGCGGATCCACGTCCTCCGGAACCACCGGCCGGTCGACGCGCACACGACGCACGACCGCGTCGACGCCGTGGTGCTCGAAAGCGGGCAGGACAAAGTCACCGTCAAGGCGCAGTACGTCCTCGACGCCACCGAGAACGGCGACCTCCTGCCGCTCACCGGCACCGAGCACGTCACCGGGGCGGAAGCCAGGAGCACGCACGACGAGCCGCACGCGCCCGAGGAAGCCGCGCCGGCCAACCTCCAGGGCATCACCTACTGCTTCGCGGTTTCCCACCACGAGGGCGAAAACCACGTGATCGACAAGCCGGAGATGTACGGCTTCTGGCGCGACTACCAGCCGGACTTCTGGCCTGGCCCGCTGCTCGGCTTCGTCGCGCCCGACCCCCGGACGCTCGAGCCCGTCAAGCGCACCTTCGTCCCGAACCCGCCCGGCGACCCGCTGGCCGTGAGTGCCGACCAGAGCGCCGACGCCGGCGACAAGGAACTGTGGGCCTTCCGCCGCATCCTCGCCCGCAACCTGCACACCGACGGCGCCTTCGACTCCGACATCACGCTCGTCAACTGGCCCCTCAACGACTACTGGCTCAAGCCCGCGCTCACGATCCCCGGCCACACCACCGAAGCCGACGTCGAAGCGGCGCACCACGAAGCCAAGCAGCTGAGCCTGTCCGTCCTGTACTGGCTGCAGACGGAGGCCCCCCGCGCGGACGGCGGCACCGGCTTCCCCGGACTCAGGCTGCGCCCGGACGTCACCGACACGAAAGACGGCCTCGCGAAGTCGGCGTACGTCCGCGAAGCGCGGCGCATCAAGGCCGTCACCACCGTCACCGAACACGACGTCTCCGCCGAGATCCTCGGCGTCGACGGCCGCGTCCGCCGCGAAGACGCCGTCGGGGTCGGCAGCTACCGGATCGACCTGCACCCGTCGACCGGCGGGGACAACTACATCGACGTCGCCAGCGTCCCGTACGAGATCCCGCTGGGGGCGTTGCTGCCCGTCCGCACCAAGAACCTCCTGCCCGCCGGCAAGAACATCGGCACCACGCACATCACCAACGGCTGTTTCCGCCTGCACCCCGTGGAGTGGAACATCGGCGAGGTCGCCGGGCTGCTCGCCGCGTTCGCCATCGGCGAGGGCGTCGAGCCGCGGGCAGTGCGTGAAGACCCACGGCACTTCGAAGACTTCGCGCGCGTGCTGGACGCCGCCGGGGTGGAACGCCGGTGGCCGGAAGTGCGGGGGTACTGATGCGGCCGCCGGTAGAGTCCAGGCGAACCGCACGGGAGGGAGTCACGGATGACGGCGGGTTCGGGCCGGGTCACGCAGGCCCAGGTGGCGCGCCTGGCCGGCGTCTCGCAGGCCGTCGTGTCCATGGTCCTCAACGGCTCCGACAGCCTGCGCATCACCCCCGAGACCCGCGACCGCGTGCAGCAGGTGCTCCGCGAAACCGGGTACACCGTGGACATCATGGGCCGCCGGCTGCGCGGCGGGACCAACCAGATCCTCGGCGTCTTCACCTACGAGTCGGTGTTCCCGTCCGGGGTGGCCGACTTCTACCGGCCGTTCCTGCTCGGCATCGAGGAGGAGGCCGAGGAACAGGGCTTCGACCTGCTGCTGTTCACCAGCGGTGGCCGCCGCGACGGGCGCCGCCGCATCTACGACCAGGGCACGAACCGCCTGCGCATCGCCGACGGCTCGATCCTGCTGGGCCGGCACAACGACCCCCAAGAGCTCGCGCAGCTCGTCGAGGAGCAGTTCCCGTTCGTGTTCGTCGGGCGCCGCGAGTCGCCGACCGGGCCGATCAGCTACGTCGGCGCGGACTACGTCACGGCCACCCGTGAGGTCCACGACCGGTTGTGGGCGCTCGGGCACCGCCGGATCGGCCTGCTCAGCGTGACCGAGGAGAACGAGCCGACGCTCGATCGCCGCAGCGGGTACGAAGCGGCGGCGCGCAAGCGGCGCCGTCCGCCGCTGGTGTTCCTCGAGGAAGACCCGGCGCCGGCGTTGCGGCAGGCGCTCGACGAGGGCGTCACGGCGCTGCTCGTCGAGAGCTTGGCGATGGCCGACGGCCTCTTGGCCTGCGCGCACGAACTCGGCCTGGGCGTGCCCGGCGACCTGTCCATCGTGGTGCTCGGGGACGCCGACCCGTCGCAGCAACCGCACGCGCACGCCGTGCCGAGCACTGGCACGGACTGGTCGATGTTCCGCATCCCGCGCCACGAAATGGGCGCGCACGCCGTGCGCGTGCTCGTCGGGCTGCTGAAGAACCCCCAGCCCCGCCAGCTGCTCCTGCCGTGCACGATCCACGAGGGCGCCACCACGGCAAGACCCTCCACAACAGACTCCCGCTGAGGCCGAACGGCCTGTTGACAGCATTCCAGGCGACGCTTACGGTCGCTGCTAATTCGAATAACCAGGAGGCATCGTGGCCTACCGGAGAATCCGGCTGCTCGCCGCGGCCCTGTCCGCCGTCGCACTGGCTTCGACGGCGTGCTCGGGCGGCGCCGGCGACGACAAGGACGTCGCCCTGCGCATGACGGTCTGGACGACCGACAAGAACCAGCTCGCCCTCTTCGACTC
The window above is part of the Amycolatopsis camponoti genome. Proteins encoded here:
- a CDS encoding ArsR/SmtB family transcription factor, coding for MDEVFKALADPSRRQLLDVLNERNGQTLRELCGGLDMARQSVSKHLAVLEAAGLVTTTWRGREKLHHLDAAPINAIAERWMTRYDRRRAGALADLKRALESEPVNEFAYTTYISTTPEKLWQALTEPAFTRQYWGVAFETDWTKGSPMTWSESGAKTSHPDQVVLESDPYRRLSYTWHTFTQEWANGNGIDAETLAKLQAEGRSKVTFTLEPQGETVKLTVLHDGFEPDSTVKAMCSQGWPALLSSLKTLLETGSPLP
- a CDS encoding serine/threonine-protein kinase; this encodes MSAPAELVAALPQYDIGAEIGEGGMGVVFAGTHRTLGRSVAIKQLPWDVLNHQASSELFDREARVLASLDHPHIVPVYDYVRTGREHLLVMERLDGGTVHSRFHGGGVSGEQACAIGLAMLAGLHAAHRAGVLHLDVKPRNLLFNLQGVVKVADFGIARVISEGATLVTHGGEILGTPAYIAPEQAMGNALSPAADVYAAGTVLYELLSRQLPFDNTRGAISMMRQHMFTDPRPIAGVPMPIAGVIMRSLARELDARYREAESFAADLAGAATAVYGPGWLERSGVPVLHLTPRVIAGLNSPTAPGPPGEARTRPVQRPPGPNATLVAPSGPDTGPGPGDGRTGDGGPESGRTGEGSGSNAAVLWLRLAAAAAAIVLVVLALLNPEQLPHQASPTLNLGAQPVTVPVEVDLSKPLTLTGTGNPGRVALTLSAAGIPLGSAETEAKAAGNGFTAQLTLPAIARWVVGGAVTATVQTGPVTQTFTLLTSQHPLASAMGAGSLILALFALAYLESGLRTIRNGHRWRGASVGGPVLGLLFGAVAWLCVSVLRVHEPAPGFGAGCAVAGAVAAGLVVAAARRRASTVVSRPSGR
- a CDS encoding AAA family ATPase, with amino-acid sequence MSEPTVIELGPRDLLVVAGLPGAGKTTMLHHAAPGLVVLDSDQVRARLAAAVPSVPYRCYRPVVHAWHRARVVRRAMAAGPIVVHEPSTRASTRALLALVGAVSGRPVRLLFLDATASEALAGQRSRGRIVRPRSFARHVRRAGKWREALLAERVPAGWSSVQVIDRARARRTRVVAKLLVGC
- a CDS encoding chitinase, whose product is MRRSRLSATLAACVLALSGLAAGPAEAANLLANPGFEAGSLSGWTCANATTVSTPVHGGGYALAGTPVGADFAQCAQTVSVQPNTTYTVSAWVRGNPVYLGITGGASTWSGNSGAYNQLSLTFTTGNQTSAQLYLHGWYGAGTYYADDVVLDGPGGSTPGTPGAPGNPATGSVTTNSIALSWGAAAGTVTGYRVYEGTTAVATVTGTSATISGLAACSTHSYAVAAYNSAGESPKSGTTNATTTGCVDTGLPKHSLIGYLHSSFANGSGYVRMADVPAAWDIIDLAFGEPTSVTSGDIRFNRCSAAECPNVESDADFTAAIKAKQAQGKKVLISIGGQNGQVQLTTTAARDKFVSSVSAIIDKWGLNGLDVDFEGHSLSLNAGDSDFRNPTTPVIVNLISALKSLKAKYGSGFVLTMAPETFFVQVGYQFYGGTSAGDARTGAYLPVIHALRDSLTVLHVQDYNSGPVMGLDNQYHNMGGAEFHIAMTDMLKAGFTVANTGQFFPGLRPDQIAVGLPAAVSAGNGYTSPADVQTAVNCLVKGSGCGSYTLRGGTSPALRGLMTWSINWDKYYNWEFQNSHEPFLNALP
- a CDS encoding IclR family transcriptional regulator, coding for MVKRDSVLTRVVRIFETFEPDAPALRVTDIARRAGLHVATASRLIEELVGHGWLRRDSDRRIRVGVRLWELASRASPTLGLREAALPFMEDLHAVVGHHTQLAVLEDREVLFVERLSAPGAVVNVTRVAGRLPLHASSSGLVLLAHAPAELQEQVLTGPLEAFRRTTLTEPGRLRRFLADVRRDGYAFCAGFIDEETTGIAVPLRGPGGDVVAALSVIVPNDDSARMQIPALRAAARGISRTLSH
- a CDS encoding 4-hydroxybenzoate 3-monooxygenase encodes the protein MRTQVVIVGAGPAGLLLSHLLGLEGIDSVLVERQTAEHVQARIRAGMLEAGTVELLRSVGLGARLDVEGMEHRGIHLQWPGERHHLDFVDLVGRSVTIYGQTEITKDLMVAREKAGHPAYYSASDVALHDVTGSPSVTFVDADGAAQRVDADVVVGCDGFHGPSRLSIPSSQVWERAYPFAWLGVLADVAPSADELIYAWHPDGFAMHSMRSPRVSRFYLQVAPDEDIAEWSDDRIWTALATRLAFSGWTLETGTITEKSVLPMRSFVTTPMRHGNLYLAGDAAHIVPPTGAKGLNLAVADVALLARALTASFRGDDTLADAYSETALQRVWRCTHFSWWMTSMLHRHGDDFDAQLQLAQLRRTVSSVSAATELADNYSGIPL
- a CDS encoding FAD-dependent oxidoreductase translates to MRELDTEILVVGGGLGGVAAALAAASHGRRVVLTEETGWLGGQLTAQAVPPDENPWIERFGSTRTYRDLRAGIRDHYRRHYPLRAEAAKRPELNPGAGRVSKLCGEPRVALAVIEAMLAPHVSAGRIHVLRNHRPVDAHTTHDRVDAVVLESGQDKVTVKAQYVLDATENGDLLPLTGTEHVTGAEARSTHDEPHAPEEAAPANLQGITYCFAVSHHEGENHVIDKPEMYGFWRDYQPDFWPGPLLGFVAPDPRTLEPVKRTFVPNPPGDPLAVSADQSADAGDKELWAFRRILARNLHTDGAFDSDITLVNWPLNDYWLKPALTIPGHTTEADVEAAHHEAKQLSLSVLYWLQTEAPRADGGTGFPGLRLRPDVTDTKDGLAKSAYVREARRIKAVTTVTEHDVSAEILGVDGRVRREDAVGVGSYRIDLHPSTGGDNYIDVASVPYEIPLGALLPVRTKNLLPAGKNIGTTHITNGCFRLHPVEWNIGEVAGLLAAFAIGEGVEPRAVREDPRHFEDFARVLDAAGVERRWPEVRGY
- a CDS encoding LacI family DNA-binding transcriptional regulator — translated: MTAGSGRVTQAQVARLAGVSQAVVSMVLNGSDSLRITPETRDRVQQVLRETGYTVDIMGRRLRGGTNQILGVFTYESVFPSGVADFYRPFLLGIEEEAEEQGFDLLLFTSGGRRDGRRRIYDQGTNRLRIADGSILLGRHNDPQELAQLVEEQFPFVFVGRRESPTGPISYVGADYVTATREVHDRLWALGHRRIGLLSVTEENEPTLDRRSGYEAAARKRRRPPLVFLEEDPAPALRQALDEGVTALLVESLAMADGLLACAHELGLGVPGDLSIVVLGDADPSQQPHAHAVPSTGTDWSMFRIPRHEMGAHAVRVLVGLLKNPQPRQLLLPCTIHEGATTARPSTTDSR